Within bacterium, the genomic segment GGGTCGTCAGCCAAGTCGCCGCGATCTTGCCGATCGTGCTCCATTCGAGCTTGCCGTTGACCAACCCGATACCGAAGATCGCCCCGCAAGATACGTGGGTCGTCGACACAGGCACACCTATCCGCGACGCTCCCAGAACCAGAACAGCGGTCATCAGATTGGCGGTCAGCCCCTGACCGGTGTTGAGCTCGGTGATGTGCTTGGACATGGTCTCGGCGACCTTGCGCGAGTGCAGCCATCCGCCGGCGGCCATGGCAAGCGCGACCGCGCCCAGCACTGGCGTCGTCAGCGAGCTTCCGAGCGCCACCACGCCAAAAAGAAGCGCCGCGATCTTGGGGGTGTCATTGACCGCCCGCGCGAAGCACACCGCTCCGGCACTCAGGTAGTGAACGAAGTCCACCGCTCCCTGCGCCCGGATCCCGAACACCCGACCGGCATACCTCTCGACGCATTCACTGGCCTGCCCGACACCGACCTCGATGGCCGGAGCTCCAGCCAACGCTGACATTCCGACCGCGCCCAACGGAACGAGCTCTCTCTCGCCCCGTTCTCCGACACAGACGCAGGTCTCCTTCTCGACCTGCAATCGCTCGCGCGCGAAACGGAAGACGACATAGAGCAGCGCCGTGAACGCTATCGAGAGCAAGGGGCTCAGGAGAAGCGGCTGCGCGAACTTCGTCGCCAGCGCTCCCCAACCCACTCCCGAGGTCCCGGCTGCCGCCAGGCCGGCACCGACGAGCGCACCGGTCAACGCATGCGTGGTCGAAGTTGGCATGCCCAGAAACGTGGCCAGGAGAATCGTCGCGGCACCCGCCCCGGCGACGGCCACCAGAAGGCCCACCCCGAGAAACTCGTCGGGCACCAGCCCTTTGCCGCGAAACGCACTGACCAGCTTCGAAGCAAAGGCCACCGAGAGCACGCTCCCGGCGAGCGTAGCTCCGGTGGCCCAGATCAGGGCCGTCCGGAAGGTCGTCGTGCCGCTGCCGTAGAGCGTCGCAACACCCTTGAAGTTGTCGTTGGCACCGTTTGCCCAGGCCAGAAAGAAAACGCAAACGACCAGCAGCACGAGCAACATAGCGGGCGACCCTATCAGCTGCTATACGCGCGGCCGTCCGCCGCGGTTCACAGCTACAATGCCGGCACCCAACGGAACTCGACACTCCCGACATGATTGAAACTCATACGCCCCGCTCGCTCGGGCCGATCGCCTCGATCTCGGAGCGGATGCTGCTTCGATCCGGCTTTCTCCTGACCGGAGTGATGGCCGTGGTCCTGGGCCCCCTCATCCCGGTGCTCGAGGAAGCCTGGGGCATCGACCACGCCCAAACCGGCTCCCTTTTTCTGGCCCAGTTCACCGCCAGCTCGCTCGGAGCGATCGTATCCAGTATCAACCTGCGCCGGAGCATCGTCACCGGCTATGCGCTCTCGGCGGTTTCGCTGTTCGGACTCGTTCTCGGCGGCTGGCCTCTGGCCCGTCTCTTCATGGCGGTTTCGGGATTCTCACTGGGCCTCTTGATTTCGGGCTCCAACCTCACGGTCGCCCGCTGGAACCCCGAGAACCGGGGTGCGGCGCTTTCTACGCTCAACCTCATCTGGGGCATCGGAGCGATGATCTCGCCTCTGCTGTTCGCCGTGTTCGCGGACTCGCTCGGCGCCTTCGGGCTGCTCAGGCTTCTTGGACTGCTTTCCGTTGGTGCAAGCCTGGCCCTGGCCTTCAAGCTCCGCAATCCCGCGATCGCCGACACCACCGAAGACGGCGGGGCACATAGCGCCGGCCCGTCGGTTCCGATGCTCTCACTGGTCGCCGCCCTGCTTTTTTTCTACGTCGGCACCGAGATCTCGATCGGCGGCTGGTTGGTGGCGCTGTCGGACCAGTTCTCGGCAGAGCGCTCGGCGCTCTCGTTGATTATCGGCTCCGGTTTCTGGGCCGCGGTCTTGGTGGGCCGAGCCATCGCGGCCATCGCACTCCGCCGCCTCACCGAGACGGCCGTGTACTCAGCTTCGTTGCTCGTGGCAGGGACCGGCGCGGTCGGTCTATTTCTGGCTGACTCCCGCGCAGCCGTTGCCGGAGGCGCACTTCTCGCGGGCCTGGGACTCGCGGCTCTGTATCCGCTGACCATCTCGATCCTGGCGGCGGTCACGGCTTCGGGCCGATCCCGCTTCGCCGGCTTGATCATGGCCTGCGGCGGCTTCGGCGGAGCGGTCCTGCCCTGGTTGACCGGTCGATTGTCCGAAGCCTCGGGCGAGGCCTCGGCTGCCGTCGAGAGCTCGCTGAGCCGCGGCTTCCTCGTCCCGATCGCAGGACTCGTCGTATTGGCCGCTCTCTTCGCGACCTATCAGACCGTCCGGCGCGCTTCCGGGTGGCGGCCATCCTGACCTTGCTCCATCTTGACAGGCGGCAGGGGCGGCCTTATGGTTCGCCCTCCATGGGCGTTCTTCAGACACTCTGGGCTCGACGCGAACGGCGATCGGCGGTGATTGCCGGTAGCCGGCGGTAGCCGGCGGCCCGGGGCATCCATGACCTGAGAACCCGATCCTCGTTCGAAGACATGAGCCCCCGGCCGCAGAGGCCGGGGGCTTTTTTTTTACAGGGAGTCGCCATGAGCAACAAGATCACATTGGCCTACAGCGGCGGGCTCGACACGGCCTGCATTCTCCGCTTCCTGCAGGAGCGCGGCTACGACGTGGTCGCGTTCGTGGCCAACGTCGGCCAGCAGGAGGACTTCGCCGCCGTCTCGGCCCGCGCCCGCGCCCAGGGAGCCAGCGACGTCGTCGTCGGAGATCTGCGTCGAGAGTTCGTGAGCGATTTCATCCTTCCCGCCATAGCCGGCAACGCGGTTTACGAGAATCGCTATCTGCTCGGCACGGCCCTGGCACGCCCGTTGATCGCCCAGCAGCAGGTCGAAGCGGCGCGCGCCTGCGGCGCAACGACCCTCTCTCATGGCGCAACCGGGAAGGGTAACGATCAGGTTCGATTCGAGCTCGCCTATGCGGCCCTGGCTCCCAACATGACCGTGGTCGCGCCCTGGAAGGACCGCGAGTTTCTGGAGCGCTTTCAAGGTCGCAAGGACCTGCTTCGCTATGCCGCCGAGCAGGGCCTCGACATCGACGTGACTGAGAGCAAGCCCTACAGCACGGACGAGAACCTGATGCACTGCAGCTACGAGGCCGGGATTCTGGAGGATCCAGCCGCCGCCCCATCCGATGAGATGTTCCGCTTGACGCGCTCTCCGCTCGACGCGCCCGACCAGCCCGCCGAGATCACTTTGAGATTCAGTGACGCCCGACCGGTGGCACTCCTGGAAGAAGGTGGAACCGAACCGATCGAAGATCCTCTGGAGCTCTATCTGCGCCTCAACGAGCTCGGCGGCTTGCACGGAGTCGGTCGTATCGACATCGTCGAGAATCGTTTTGTGGGAATCAAATCGCGGGGCGTCTACGAGACTCCCGCCGGCACGGTTCTCCACGCCGCGCTTCGAGACCTCGAAGGCATCGCCATGGACAGGGAGGTTCTTCGCCTTCGCGATAGTCTGTCGCCCAAGTTCGCCGAGTTGATCTACAACGGCTTCTGGTTCAGTCCGGAGATGGACTTCATTCGCGCAGCGTTCGCCCAGGCCCAGGAGCTCGTCGACGGCGACGT encodes:
- a CDS encoding inorganic phosphate transporter — translated: MLLVLLVVCVFFLAWANGANDNFKGVATLYGSGTTTFRTALIWATGATLAGSVLSVAFASKLVSAFRGKGLVPDEFLGVGLLVAVAGAGAATILLATFLGMPTSTTHALTGALVGAGLAAAGTSGVGWGALATKFAQPLLLSPLLSIAFTALLYVVFRFARERLQVEKETCVCVGERGERELVPLGAVGMSALAGAPAIEVGVGQASECVERYAGRVFGIRAQGAVDFVHYLSAGAVCFARAVNDTPKIAALLFGVVALGSSLTTPVLGAVALAMAAGGWLHSRKVAETMSKHITELNTGQGLTANLMTAVLVLGASRIGVPVSTTHVSCGAIFGIGLVNGKLEWSTIGKIAATWLTT
- a CDS encoding MFS transporter, encoding MIETHTPRSLGPIASISERMLLRSGFLLTGVMAVVLGPLIPVLEEAWGIDHAQTGSLFLAQFTASSLGAIVSSINLRRSIVTGYALSAVSLFGLVLGGWPLARLFMAVSGFSLGLLISGSNLTVARWNPENRGAALSTLNLIWGIGAMISPLLFAVFADSLGAFGLLRLLGLLSVGASLALAFKLRNPAIADTTEDGGAHSAGPSVPMLSLVAALLFFYVGTEISIGGWLVALSDQFSAERSALSLIIGSGFWAAVLVGRAIAAIALRRLTETAVYSASLLVAGTGAVGLFLADSRAAVAGGALLAGLGLAALYPLTISILAAVTASGRSRFAGLIMACGGFGGAVLPWLTGRLSEASGEASAAVESSLSRGFLVPIAGLVVLAALFATYQTVRRASGWRPS
- a CDS encoding argininosuccinate synthase, producing the protein MSNKITLAYSGGLDTACILRFLQERGYDVVAFVANVGQQEDFAAVSARARAQGASDVVVGDLRREFVSDFILPAIAGNAVYENRYLLGTALARPLIAQQQVEAARACGATTLSHGATGKGNDQVRFELAYAALAPNMTVVAPWKDREFLERFQGRKDLLRYAAEQGLDIDVTESKPYSTDENLMHCSYEAGILEDPAAAPSDEMFRLTRSPLDAPDQPAEITLRFSDARPVALLEEGGTEPIEDPLELYLRLNELGGLHGVGRIDIVENRFVGIKSRGVYETPAGTVLHAALRDLEGIAMDREVLRLRDSLSPKFAELIYNGFWFSPEMDFIRAAFAQAQELVDGDVHLRLSKGRVSVRGRLSPSSLYDQNLASMDVEGGYDATDARGFIRINALRLKAHRMIVRTGDR